GGTCCCGCATCCAGACCCGCACGGCGTCGGGATCCGTAAACCTGAACTCCCCTACCCCTGAGGAGAGGATTTCCACCCCTTTTCCCCTGTCAGGTGTCGGTCGTGAGCGGCACGAACCGGGGCCGGGTCATCTCTCCGCGAGAGGAGCCGCCAGGCTTCGTGGCCAGGGTGGCGCAAAGTGTCGATCAACTCTCGCTCGCTGCGGGAGGCGAGTGTACCGGAGCGGGACCGGACTTGTCAAGCAAGACAGGCACTTAGCCTGCATCTGGCCGGCCCGTCCCATCCGGCGGAGGGTAGTACCGGGCCTCCCGCTTCTCGTGCCATGCCCGGTTCGCGACTTCGATCTCCCAGGACCTCATGCACTCCTTCTGAGCCAGGATCAGCTCCTCGACCAGGGCCCTGGGATCCGAGTGAAACGACGCGTGGAGAAGCCGCTTCGTGTGCCAGACAGCCGTCGGAGCCGCGTGGAGCGCGCTCTCGGTGATCCGGGCAAGTGCCCCCTCGACCTCGTCGGACCCTACGACCCAGTTCACGAGCCCGATGGCCCTGGCTTCCTCGGGCGTAATCCTGGGGTTGAGGAGGGCCAGTTCCTTGGCGCGCCCGATCCCGACGACCCGGGCGAGCCTCAGCACGGCACCGTCGGGGACCAGGCCGTGGGCGGTGGCGCCGAGCGCGAGCACACAGTCCCGCGTGGCCAGCCGGAGATCGCACGCGAGCGCAAGCTGGAGGCCACCACCGAGACAGTACCCGTGAAGCACGGCGATCACCAGCTTCCCCATGTCCTCGAGGCCGTTGAGCCCCCGGATCCAGTGGCGGTAGAAGGCTTCCCCGATCTCCCCTGCCGCGAGGGCATTCCGGTCGATGCCCGAGGAGAAGGAAGATCCCGCGCCCCGGACCACCACGACCCAGATGTTCGGGTTCCTGGCCGCGGCCTCCACGGCGTCGGCGAGTTGGGCGGCCAGGGCGACGTCCACGGCGTTGAGGACGTCGGGGCGGTTCAGCGTGATCCGCGCCACCCCGGCCTGGACATCAAAGAGCACGTTCGGGTCGGCCATGGCGGTCGGCTGCCGGCTACCGGACCTCCAGGATCTCCCGGGCAATGACCATGCGCTCCCACTCGGAGGGGGGCTCCGCCCCCCTTCCGAACCTCCCCCCTGGCTTGCGCGGGCCAAGCCCGCGCTCGAAGATGCGCCCGCTCCTAGCCAAGCTGGAGGATCTCCCGGGCAATGACCAGCCGCTGGATCTCCGAGGTGCCCTCGCCGATCTCACAGAGCTTCACGTCCCTGAAGATCCGCTCCACGGGGAACTCCGTGATGTACCCGGCGCCGCCATGCAGCTGGACGGCGCGCGTGGCCGCGCGCATCCCGACCTCGGAGGCGAAGACCTTGGCCATCGAGGCGGCGTGCCTGGCCGGCAGCCCCTTGTCTTTGAGGTAGGCGGCGCGAAGGGTGAGGAGCCGGGCCGCCTCCACGTCGGTGGCCATCTCGGCGATCATTCCCTGAAGCCCGTTGAACTCGGCCAGCGCCCTGCCGAAGGCCGTCCGCTGCTTCATGTAGGCGACCGAAGCATCGAGCGCCGCCTGGGCGAGGCCCACGGCCATGGCGGCCATCGCGATGCGCCCGCCTTCCAGAACCTGCATGGAGTTGATGAACCCCCGGTCGAGCTCGCCGAGGAGGTTCCCCTCGGGCACGGGCACCCCGTCCATGACCAGCTCGGCGGTGTCGGAGGCGTGGAGACCGAGCTTCCGGTAGCGCTGTCCCACGCTGAACCCCGGCATCCCCTTCTCCAGGATGAAGGCCGAGATCCCCTTCTGCCCTTTCTGCGGATCGGTCACGGCCATGACCACCGCGTACCGGCCGACGCTCGCGTTCGTGATGAACGCCTTGGTGCCTGTGAGGACGAACTGGTCGCCGTCCCGGACCGCCCGGGTCTTCATGGCCGCGGCGTCCGACCCCGAGCCAGGCTCGGTGAGCCCCCAGGCGCCCAGCGCGTCCCCTCGAGCCAGCGGGACGAGATACCTGCGCTTCTGGGCCTCGCTCCCGAAGAGCGCGATGTGGTTGGAGCAGAGGGAGTTGTGGGCCCACATGGTGATACCGACCGAGCCGTCGGCCCGCGAGAGCTCCTCGACCACGAGGGCATACGACACATAGTCCAGGCCCGCGCCGCCGTAGTCGGGAAGGAAGAGCGCGCCCATGAAGCCGAGCTCGCCGAGCTTCGTGATGATCTCGTGAGGGAACTCGTGGGCCTCGTCAAAGCGGGCCGCGACCGGGATGATCTCGCTCTCCGCGAAGTCGCGGGCCACCCGCCGGATCTCCCTCTGCTCGGGCGTCAGCTCGAAGTCCATCGGGCTCAGGCGGCGCTGTCGGCCGGGCGGATGTTCTCCCTGACGAACTTGATGATCGTCTGGGTGGAGGTGCCGGGCGTGAAGATCTCCTTCACCCCGAGGGCCTTCAGCGCCGCGACGTCCTCGGGCGGGATGATACCGCCGCCGAACACGACGATGTCGCCGGCCCCTTTCTCCTCCAGGAGTTCGAGGACACGCTTGAACAGGTGGTTGTGCGCCCCGGACAGGACGCTGAGCCCGATCGCGTCAGCGTCCTCCTGGATCGCGGTGGCCACCACCTGCTCCGGTGTCTGGTGGAGCCCGGTGTAGATGACCTCGAAGCCTGCGTCCCGGAGCGCGCGGGCGACGATCTTAGCGCCCCGGTCGTGGCCATCCAACCCCGGCTTTGCCACAAGCACGCGTACCTTACGCGCACTCATCCCACATTTCGAGCGCGGGCTTGGCCCGCGCAAGCCGTTCCCGGGGGAGGGTTCGGAGGGGGCCGTCGAGGCC
This region of Candidatus Rokuibacteriota bacterium genomic DNA includes:
- a CDS encoding enoyl-CoA hydratase/isomerase family protein; the protein is MADPNVLFDVQAGVARITLNRPDVLNAVDVALAAQLADAVEAAARNPNIWVVVVRGAGSSFSSGIDRNALAAGEIGEAFYRHWIRGLNGLEDMGKLVIAVLHGYCLGGGLQLALACDLRLATRDCVLALGATAHGLVPDGAVLRLARVVGIGRAKELALLNPRITPEEARAIGLVNWVVGSDEVEGALARITESALHAAPTAVWHTKRLLHASFHSDPRALVEELILAQKECMRSWEIEVANRAWHEKREARYYPPPDGTGRPDAG
- a CDS encoding acyl-CoA dehydrogenase family protein — its product is MDFELTPEQREIRRVARDFAESEIIPVAARFDEAHEFPHEIITKLGELGFMGALFLPDYGGAGLDYVSYALVVEELSRADGSVGITMWAHNSLCSNHIALFGSEAQKRRYLVPLARGDALGAWGLTEPGSGSDAAAMKTRAVRDGDQFVLTGTKAFITNASVGRYAVVMAVTDPQKGQKGISAFILEKGMPGFSVGQRYRKLGLHASDTAELVMDGVPVPEGNLLGELDRGFINSMQVLEGGRIAMAAMAVGLAQAALDASVAYMKQRTAFGRALAEFNGLQGMIAEMATDVEAARLLTLRAAYLKDKGLPARHAASMAKVFASEVGMRAATRAVQLHGGAGYITEFPVERIFRDVKLCEIGEGTSEIQRLVIAREILQLG
- a CDS encoding cobalamin B12-binding domain-containing protein — its product is MSARKVRVLVAKPGLDGHDRGAKIVARALRDAGFEVIYTGLHQTPEQVVATAIQEDADAIGLSVLSGAHNHLFKRVLELLEEKGAGDIVVFGGGIIPPEDVAALKALGVKEIFTPGTSTQTIIKFVRENIRPADSAA